One genomic segment of Tripterygium wilfordii isolate XIE 37 chromosome 9, ASM1340144v1, whole genome shotgun sequence includes these proteins:
- the LOC120005455 gene encoding protein NLP9-like, with amino-acid sequence MEHPFSAKESGIGYWDPPRGQTDSVAPLECSARSSMVEDPSSNFPDPMSVDFDTYAGWCNSPSFLTDQMFAAYGLSPFQSVPYASFDMSNFAEQSSAGFSDGGMMSRTVGSSFNGEERMVFQEKDAQLGHPSDSVDVDAAAEQNNIASLPNSRSTIANCMVARSLGWSLDEKMLRALSLFKESSGGGILAQVWLPIKHGDKYMLSTYDQPYLLDKVLTGYREVSRKFTFSTGGKSEYPLGLPGRVFISKVPEWTSNVNFYSDAEYLRINHAVNHAVHGSIALPVFEHHEMSCCAVLELVTIKEKPNFDSEIEAVCHALKVVNLRSTAPRRLFPQNLSRNHRSAVAEITDVLRAVCHAHRLPLALTWIPCSYSEGAAGETIKVRVREGNKCSDGKSVLCVEDTACYVNDKEMQGFVHACGEHYIEEGQGIAGKALQSSHPFFISDIKTYDITEYPLVHHARKFGLNAAVAIRLRSTYTGDDNYILEFFLPVNMKGSSEQQLLLNSLSGTMQRICKSLRTVSGAELTGGQGLNMEVGAVQSFPPVAIPARGSQMDLPGTTMGSIEKMFLNLSEAHTDKVEADAPQEQKRSGSERQPEKKRSTAGKHVSLSVLQQYFSGSLKDAAKSIGVCPTTLKRICRQHGISRWPSRKINKVNHSLRKIQTVLDSVQGVEGGLKYDPTTGGFVAAGSILQEVDAQKIRNFPDKNPQDALIASAFCLEGENSVVKKEADECCPDTSHGELKQSTVSGLFQPGSLGSTRWVIPENAAFSSYFVNQDGKWSLNDSTKVEKTDCHLVSRSSSFLAATDEIDTKMEGDDGILEHNEPSASSMTDSSNGSGSLIHGSSTSSPSFEDGKDLKANTSCGDSGSAITVKATYKEDTIRFKFDPSLGCFQLYNEVAKRFKLQNGTFQLKYLDDEQEWVLLVSDSDLQECLDVLDYVRTRSVKFLVRDVPSAMGSSGGSNGFLAGPT; translated from the exons ATGGAACACCCGTTTTCTGCTAAGGAATCGGGCATAGGTTATTGGGATCCGCCAAGGGGACAAACGGATAGTGTGGCACCCTTAGAATGTAGTGCAAGGAGTTCGATGGTTGAGGATCCGAGCAGTAACTTTCCAGACCCCATGAGTGTTGATTTTGATACATATGCAGGATGGTGCAACAGCCCGTCATTTCTTACAGATCAGATGTTTGCTGCATATGGGTTGTCGCCATTTCAGTCGGTACCTTATGCTTCATTCGATATGTCAAATTTTGCTGAGCAAAGTTCTGCTGGCTTTTCTGACGGTGGCATGATGTCAAGGACTGTGGGGTCTTCCTTTAATGGTGAAGAGAGGATGGTGTTTCAGGAAAAAGATGCACAACTTGGTCATCCTTCAGATTCAGTTGATGTTGATGCTGCTGCTGAGCAAAATaatattgcttctttacctaacagtAGGTCCACTATTGCTAATTGTATGGTTGCTCGGTCACTTGGGTGGTCACTTGATGAGAAGATGCTTAGGgcgttatccttatttaaagaGTCTTCTGGAGGGGGCATTTTGGCACAAGTCTGGCTCCCGATAAAGCATGGAGATAAGTATATGTTGAGCACTTATGATCAACCCTACTTGCTTGATAAAGTGCTTACAGGGTATCGTGAAGTTTCAAGGAAGTTTACCTTCTCGACAGGAGGGAAATCAGAGTATCCTCTGGGCCTTCCTGGTCGAGTATTTATATCTAAAGTTCCAGAGTGGACTTCAAATGTCAACTTTTATAGTGATGCTGAATACTTACGTATTAATCATGCTGTTAATCATGCAGTCCATGGTTCTATTGCCTTGCCGGTCTTTGAACATCATGAGATGTCGTGCTGTGCTGTGCTAGAACTTGTAACAATCAAAGAGAAGCCAAACTTTGATTCAGAGATAGAAGCAGTTTGTCATGCATTGAAG GTTGTGAATTTGCGGTCCACTGCACCCCGCCGGCTTTTTCCTCAG AACCTCTCAAGAAATCACAGATCTGCTGTAGCTGAAATAACTGATGTTTTACGAGCTGTGTGTCATGCGCATAGGTTACCTCTAGCTTTGACATGGATTCCCTGCAGTTATTCTGAGGGAGCTGCTGGCGAAACTATAAAAGTACGTGTTAGAGAAGGTAATAAATGTTCAGATGGGAAATCTGTACTTTGTGTCGAGGATACAGCATGTTATGTCAATGATAAAGAGATGCAAGGGTTTGTGCATGCGTGTGGGGAACATTATATTGAGGAAGGTCAAGGTATAGCTGGAAAAGCACTTCAATCAAGTCACCCGTTTTTCATATCTGATATAAAGACATATGACATAACTGAGTATCCACTTGTCCACCATGCACGTAAATTTGGCCTAAATGCTGCCGTTGCGATCAGGTTGAGGAGCACCTACACTGGTGATGATAATTATATACTAGAGTTCTTTCTACCTGTCAATATGAAAGGGAGTTCTGAGCAGCAACTCTTGTTAAACAGCCTGTCTGGCACAATGCAGAGAATCTGTAAGAGTTTGAGAACAGTTTCAGGTGCAGAATTAACTGGGGGACAAGGTTTGAACATGGAAGTGGGGGCCGTCCAAAGTTTTCCTCCCGTCGCTATTCCTGCGCGAGGCTCTCAAATGGACTTACCAGGAACAACTATGGGTTCAATTGAAAAGATGTTTCTAAACTTATCGGAGGCACATACGGATAAAGTTGAAGCTGATGCTCCCCAAGAACAG AAAAGGAGTGGATCTGAAAGACAGccagagaaaaagagaagtacGGCAGGGAAACATGTGAGCTTAAGTGTTCTTCAGCAGTACTTTTCTGGGAGCCTTAAGGATGCGGCAAAAAGCATTGGTG TTTGTCCAACAACTCTGAAAAGAATATGCAGACAACACGGGATCTCCAGATGGCCATCCCGCAAAATAAACAAGGTGAATCATTCACTGAGGAAGATTCAAACTGTACTTGACTCTGTTCAGGGGGTGGAAGGAGGGCTCAAATATGATCCAACCACAGGAGGATTTGTGGCAGCAGGTTCCATCCTTCAAGAAGTCGATGCTCAAAAGATAAGAAATTTTCCAGACAAAAACCCACAAGATGCACTAATAGCTTCAGCATTCTGTCTTGAGGGCGAGAATTCTGTGGTCAAAAAGGAGGCAGATGAGTGTTGTCCGGATACATCTCATGGAGAACTAAAGCAATCTACTGTTTCTGGACTATTCCAGCCAGGTAGTCTTGGCTCGACACGTTGGGTTATCCCCGAGAATGCAGCTTTCAGTTCCTATTTTGTAAATCAAGATGGAAAATGGAGTCTGAATGATAGTACAAAAGTTGAGAAGACTGACTGCCATTTAGTCTCTAGGAGCTCAAGCTTCTTGGCTGCTACTGATGAAATAGATACCAAAATGGAGGGTGATGACGGGATTCTCGAGCATAATGAGCCTTCTGCTTCAAGCATGACAGACTCGTCAAATGGCTCTGGCTCTTTGATACATGGCAGTTCAACAAGCTCTCCTAGTTTTGAAGATGGAAAGGATTTGAAAGCCAACACAAGCTGCGGTGACAGTGGATCTGCAATCACTGTAAAAGCTACGTATAAGGAAGACACTATTAGGTTCAAGTTTGACCCTTCTTTAGGCTGTTTCCAGCTGTACAATGAAGTTGCGAAAAGGttcaaattgcaaaatgggACGTTCCAGCTCAAGTATCTGGACGATGAACAGGAATGGGTGTTGTTGGTGAGTGACTCTGATTTGCAGGAATGTCTTGATGTATTGGACTATGTTCGCACACGCAGCGTGAAATTTCTTGTTCGCGATGTGCCTAGCGCAATGGGTAGCTCTGGCGGTAGCAATGGCTTTTTGGCAGGTCCTACGTAG
- the LOC120005147 gene encoding pentatricopeptide repeat-containing protein At1g62350-like — MGSLKLHFSQLGFHQNLHMIRYSPPSPIASSARTTKTRSLQICCGLRRAGARKPLWRSRVLTTEAIQAVQSLKLARSSHKLEDVFNSRISRLLKADLLDTLAELKRQNEVDLALKVFEYVRKEVWYEPDQSLYCNMIQMLGENKLIELAEELFSELEKEGLKPDTRAFTEMIGVYINLGMIEKAVERYGAMKMSGCVPDKLTFAILIRGLEKAGKEDLAATVKKECDEYLEDPEKFLKEIERKYAAKKKSYFV, encoded by the exons ATGGGTAGTCTCAAATTACACTTCTCTCAACTGGGTTTCCACCAGAACCTGCACATGATCCGGTACTCGCCACCCTCTCCCATCGCATCATCTGCCAGAACCACAAAGACAAGGTCTTTACAGATCTGCTGTGGGCTTCGTCGAGCGGGGGCCAGAAAGCCTTTGTGGAGGTCGAGGGTGTTGACGACAGAGGCCATACAAGCAGTCCAATCCCTGAAGTTGGCCAGATCAAGTCACAAGTTGGAGGACGTTTTCAATAGCAGAATCTCCAGGCTCTTGAAAGCTGACTTATTGGACACTTTGGCCGAGTTGAAGAGACAGAATGAAGTGGACTTGGCTCTCAAG GTTTTTGAATACGTGCGGAAGGAAGTATGGTATGAACCCGATCAATCTTTGTACTGTAACATGATCCAAATGTTGGGAGAGAACAAATTGATTGAATTGGCTGAAGAGCTCTTTTCTGAACTAGAGAAAGAAGGCTTGAAACCTGACACCAGGGCATTCACTGAGATGATTGGAGTATATATAAATCTTGGTATGATAGAGAAAGCAGTTGAGAGATATGGTGCAATGAAAATGTCTGGTTGTGTGCCCGATAAATTAACATTCGCAATTTTGATTAGGGGCCTTGAGAAGGCTGGAAAAGAAGATCTTGCAGCAACGGTAAAGAAAGAGTGTGATGAATATTTGGAAGACCCGGAGAAATTcctcaaagaaattgaaaggaaataT GCGGCAAAGAAGAAGTcctattttgtttga
- the LOC120006275 gene encoding GTPase-activating protein GYP1-like, whose amino-acid sequence MNNTNRGEDQRKSQTSLDSRFNQTLKNVQGLLKGRSIPGKVLLTRRSDPPDDLTVQEQSPKYERSFSENDAGTNDRMDKSGEVEVHNTRNPNEQSTGNKLRSSTSNIDKAAKEVQKSAIGARSTDSARVMKFSKELSGTTVILERLRELAWSGVPPYMRPMVWRLLLGYAPPNSDRREGVLRRKRVEYLDCVAQFYDIPDTERSDDEINMLRQIAVDCPRTVPDLPFFQQAQVQKSLERILYTWAIRHPASGYVQGINDLATPFLVVFLSEYLEGGIDDWSISDLSPEKISNMEADCYWCLSKLLDGMQDHYTFAQPGIQRLVFKLKELVRRIDEPVSRHMEEQGLEFLQFAFRWFNCLLIREIPFHLVTRLWDTYLAEGDALPDFLVYIFASFLLTWSDKLQKLDFQELVMFLQHLPTQNWTHQELEMVLSRAFMWHSMFNSSPSHLAS is encoded by the exons ATGAACAACACCAACAGAGGAGAAGATCAGCGCAAGAGCCAGACAAGTCTGGATTCAAGGTTCAACCAAACCCTCAAGAATGTTCAAGG GCTACTTAAAGGGCGCAGTATTCCTGGTAAAGTGTTGCTGACCAGGAGATCAGATCCACCGGATGACTTGACCGTGCAAGAACAGTCACCCAAATATGAAAGGAGCTTCTCAGAAAATGATGCTGGCACAAATGATAGGATGGACAAGTCTGGGGAG GTAGAAGTCCACAATACACGCAACCCAAATGAACAATCCACCGGTAATAAGTTGAGATCCTCAACTTCCAACATCGACAAAGCAGCCAAAGAAGTGCAGAAATCCGCTATTGGTGCTAGATCCACAGATTCTGCAAGAGTTATGAAATTCTCGAAGGAGCTCTCTGGGACAACAGTTATATTAG AGAGGTTACGTGAGCTTGCTTGGAGTGGTGTACCACCTTATATGCGGCCCATGGTATGGAGGCTTCTATTG GGATATGCACCACCTAATTCAGATAGAAGGGAGGGAGTGCTCAGAAGGAAACGTGTGGAGTATCTTGATTGTGTTGCACAGTTTTATGACATTCCAGATACTGAACGCTCGGATGATGAGATCAACATGCTTCGTCAG ATCGCTGTTGATTGCCCAAGAACTGTCCCCGATTTACCTTTCTTTCAGCAAGCCCAGGTTCAGAAATCTTTGGAGCGCATTCTTTATACATG GGCCATTCGGCATCCTGCTAGTGGATATGTTCAGGGGATAAATGATCTTGCTACACCCTTTCTGGTTGTTTTCTTGTCAGAATACTTGGAAGGGGGCATAGATGATTGGTCAATCTCTGATCTCTCCCCAGAAAAAATATCTAACATGGAGGCTGATTGTTATTGGTGTCTATCAAAGCTACTTGATGGGATGCAAGACCATTATACATTTGCTCAACCAGGAATACAGAGGCTTGTGTTTAAGCTGAAGGAATTGGTTAGGCGGATTGATG AACCTGTTTCGAGACACATGGAGGAGCAAGGGCTTGAATTTCTTCAGTTTGCATTTCGCTGGTTTAACTGTCTCCTAATACGCGAG ATTCCTTTTCATCTTGTTACTCGCCTGTGGGACACGTATCTTGCCGAAGGGGATGCATTGCCAGATTTCCTTGTGTACATATTTGCCAGTTTTCTTTTAACG TGGTCAGACAAGCTTCAGAAGCTTGATTTCCAAGAGTTGGTGATGTTTCTCCAGCACCTTCCAACTCAAAACTGGACGCATCAAGAACTTGAGATGGTGCTTTCAAGAGCATTCATGTGGCATAGTATGTTCAATAGCTCTCCCAGCCACCTCGCTAGCTGA